A genomic window from Flavobacterium johnsoniae includes:
- a CDS encoding DUF4350 domain-containing protein translates to MDRNIKIYIAFLVLLFGFILLIDKGQPKPIDWTPTYSVNDKIPFGLYVFDQEANRFFKNQKIKRISTETAYEYLDSEYDDSKDVENYKVKGNFINISEVNNIDDRSMIEILYFVSHGNKAFLSMKEFPSLLLDSLKVRTQADFPPADSVVTWLANKKLSNKKYTLNSGLNDYFSKIDTLNTTVLGYQNNKKNKQINFIEVPYKNGYFYLHTQPVAFTNYTLLKKDHYKYAENVLSYFSKGDVFWYNKEPKDERISGSPLRYIMSQPPLKSAWFLGLFGILIFMIFNAKRKQRVVPIIKPLENLTVDFTKTIGNLYYQEGDHTNLIDKKIIYFLEKIRTDFLIDTTKLNDDFIKKLHYKTGKDEKDIEELVSLINNHRNSYHGSLEEDLLRINTAIEKILH, encoded by the coding sequence ATGGATAGAAATATTAAAATATACATTGCGTTTTTGGTTTTGCTTTTTGGTTTTATTCTGTTGATAGACAAAGGACAGCCAAAACCAATCGATTGGACTCCGACTTATTCTGTAAACGACAAAATTCCGTTTGGTCTTTATGTTTTTGATCAAGAAGCAAATCGCTTTTTTAAGAATCAAAAAATAAAAAGAATTTCAACCGAAACGGCATACGAATACTTAGATTCTGAATATGATGATTCGAAAGATGTAGAAAATTATAAAGTGAAAGGTAATTTCATCAATATTTCTGAAGTGAATAATATTGATGATCGATCGATGATAGAGATTTTATATTTTGTTTCGCACGGAAATAAAGCTTTTTTGAGCATGAAAGAATTTCCGAGCTTGTTGCTTGATTCTTTAAAAGTTCGCACACAAGCCGATTTTCCTCCCGCAGATAGCGTTGTAACATGGTTGGCAAACAAAAAATTAAGCAATAAAAAATATACTTTAAACTCTGGCTTAAATGATTATTTTTCTAAAATTGATACCTTAAATACAACTGTTTTAGGATATCAAAACAATAAAAAAAATAAACAGATTAACTTTATTGAGGTTCCTTATAAAAACGGATATTTTTATTTGCATACACAGCCAGTAGCTTTTACCAATTACACTTTGCTGAAAAAAGACCATTATAAGTATGCTGAAAATGTATTGTCTTATTTTTCAAAAGGAGATGTTTTTTGGTACAATAAAGAACCTAAAGACGAACGAATTTCGGGTTCTCCTCTTCGTTATATTATGAGTCAGCCGCCTCTAAAATCGGCTTGGTTTTTAGGTTTATTTGGTATTTTAATTTTTATGATTTTTAATGCAAAACGAAAACAACGCGTCGTTCCGATTATTAAACCATTAGAAAATTTAACGGTCGATTTTACCAAAACGATCGGAAATTTATATTATCAAGAAGGTGATCACACCAATTTAATTGACAAAAAAATCATTTATTTTCTAGAAAAAATTAGAACTGACTTTTTAATAGATACAACAAAACTGAATGATGATTTTATAAAAAAATTACATTACAAAACCGGAAAAGACGAAAAAGATATTGAAGAACTTGTTTCTTTAATTAACAATCATAGAAATAGTTATCACGGAAGTCTTGAAGAAGATTTGCTGCGAATAAATACCGCAATTGAAAAGATTTTGCACTAA